A stretch of DNA from Natrinema halophilum:
ACCGGCTGGACCCGCTCGCGTACACCGACGGGTTCGAGACGCTCAGTGACGGCGCTCCCTCGGTCGACGTGGGCGACACTGATGCGGTCTTCTGGAACACCTACGTCTCAGGGACGAGAACTGAGGTCGACGACCCGGAGACGTTCGATCGATCACGAGTCTTTGGTCCCACCGTCGAAAGCGGCGTCGTCGTACCGATCGGTGATCACGGTCTCTTCGCAGTTGCGTCTGGAGAGAACCCGATCGACGACGAGGCTCGGCAACTGATCGAGACGCTCGCCGCGACGACCGAAGCCGCGTTCGACCGCATCGAGAGCGAGGCCAGCCTTCTCGAAAGGGAGGCGGAACTCGAAGACCGAAACCGTCGGCTCAACCGCCAGATGGCAACCACGGAACTCATCAGGCGGATCGACCAGTTGCTCATCGGTGCGGACAGCCAGGAGGAAATCGAGCGGACCGTTCCGGAACGGCTGGTCGAGGCTGACGACATCGCCTTCGCCTGGATCGGCTCACTCGAATCCAGCGGCACACATCTCGTCCCTCGTACCTGGGCCGGCGAGGGACAGGAGTATCTGGACGATGTCTCGCTGTCCTACGACGCGTCGACCGAACCGGCCGCCCGAACCGCCCGGACGGAAACCCCGACCGTCGTCCCGAACGTCGTCGAGGGGCTTCAGAACGAGCCCTGGCGACGAGATGCACTGGATCGAGAATTTCAATCGGTCATCAGCGTCCCGCTGTCTTACGCCGAGTACACCTACGGGGTGCTCACGATGTACGCCACCGAGCCGGATGCGTTTGCCGACCTCGAGCGATCGGTCGTGACGGAACTCGGCGAGGGGATTGCAAACGCGATTACGGCGGTGAAAACGCGGGAAGCGCTACACGCAGAAACTGTAATCGAGCTCACACTTCAGATCGATGAGTCGACCGACCTGCTCTCCCGGATCGCGGCGATGACGGGTGCGCACGTCGAATACGACGGGCTCGGGACACACACCGCCGATGAGACGCTGCTGTTCTTCGCAACGAGCGGCATCCCGCCCGACGAGGTCCGCTCCGCGCTCGAGGAGATCGTCTCGGTCACCGATTACCGGCTGATTAGCGACGCCGACGACGACTGTCGCTTCGAGGTGTCCGTCTCGGGCGACACGATCGCCTCGCGGCTGGTCCGCCACGGCGGGAGTCCGCGCTCGATGCACGCAGACGGTGATCGGATCGAGGTCACCGTTGACGTCCCGATGGGTACCGACGTCCGCGAATTCGTCGAGATGCTCCGCGAGCAGCACGCACCCGTCGAGTTGCAGGGCCGCCGTCACGTCGAGCGCTCCATGGGAACCCGAAGCGAACTCGTAACGACGCTGTTCGATGCACTGACCGATCGACAGCTCGAGGTGCTCCGGACCGCCTACTTCGCCGGCTTCTTCGACTGGCCTCGCGAGACGAACGGTGAGGAACTCGCCGACATGCTCGAGGTGACCCAGCCGACGGTCAACCGGCACTTGCGGATCGGCCAGCAGCGCCTGTTGGCGCAGTTGTTCGAGACCGATCCGCTTTCGTCCGCCGGTACGTCGTAAGTTCCGGCGCCTTCGGCAGGGAAATATCCAAGGCCGCGGCTACCGTAGTCGAGGGTATGGAAACGCCCGTTCGTTCGGCTCGTCGCGAAAGTGCCCCGCTTCGATCGACGCTGGTCGCGATCGGTTTGACAATTTTCGGTCTGCTGGGGGCCGCCATCGCGACGCTTCCGGCAGTGCTCGTCGATCCGATGCTCGCCAAAGGGGTGGCCGCCGCTTCGATCGAAGGGCAGACCCTCTACATGATCCTGAACTTCGTCGGGATGGCACTGGCCGGCGCGATCTACCTCGCCGCAACCGGACGGGGATGGTCGTACGTCGACTTTCGTCTGCCATCCACGACGGGGTGGATATACGTCCTCGTCGGCATGGGTGCAAGCATCGCGTTTCTCTTTGTCGTCAATATCGTCGTGCAGCTCTTGTCCCTGCCCGCCGCCGAAAGCGAGGTCGTCGCGATCGTCGGACAGGATCAGACGATGATTCTGATCATGATCGGTATCGTGGTCTTCTTCAACGCACCAGCCGAAGAGTTTCTCTTCCGAAACGTCGTCCAGAAACGGCTCTACGAGGCCTTCACCAGGATGCAGTCGGTGTTGCTCGCGAGCACTATTTTCGCCCTCGTTCACTTCCCGATGTACGTCGCGCTCGCCGACTCGATCGCTGCAACGCTTACGTCGCTTGCCATCATGTTCGGCGGCGCGATCATCTTCGGTACCCTGTACGTAAAGACCAGAAACCTCGTCGTGCCGATCGCTGCACACGCCGCACTGAACGCCTTCCAATTCGGCGTGCTCTACCTCGCTATCGAATACAACGTGGAGGGCGTCGGGACCTCCCCATCGGCGATCGTCGGCATCCTTCCCTCCCTCCCCCCGTAACCGATTTCGGTTATCAGGTCCGCCCGGATCACCACTTTCGCTGCACTCTCCGGCCCTTTATTACCGCCCGCGGGTGAGAGACGGGTATGTCTCAGTCGAAGGGCGACCGCCGCGAACGGGAACTCGTCAACGCGCTCGACGAGGCCGGGTTCGCGGTAATGCGAGCGCCCGCAAGCGGTTCCGCGACCGAACGAGAACTCCCCGACGTTCTCGCAGGTGACGGCGAGCAGTTCTACGCGATCGAAGCGAAATCGAGCTCCGGCGATCCGATCTATCTAACCGGCGAGGAGGTCGAAGCGCTGATCTACTTCGCACGGAACTTCGGCGCGAAACCCCGAATCGGCGTCCGCTTCGACCGCGAAGACTGGTACTTTTTCCATCCCGGTGACCTCTACGTCACCGACGGCGGGAACTATCGCGTCAAGAAGGAAACGGCACTCGCCGAGGGAATCGACTTTCCCGAGTTCACCGGCCAGTCGGAGAAAATCACACTCGAGGAAGTCGGCGACGACCCCGACGACGACGGCCCGGACGAAGAGATTCTTCGCGTTCTGAACGCGGTCCAGCAGGGCGTGATGGGCGCCACCGAAGCCGCGGAACTGCTCGAGTGATCGGCCGTCGGATTTTCAGATCGAGTAATCGTCCGACAGGGATCTCGATCGAGTACGGTCGAGACGATCCCGCTGCGGATCGTGTTCGCGGTTGAACCGGGGAAGGAGGGACGCCCAAACCGAATCGATCGCCCTCAGTCGTCGGCGGCCACGGTCTCCGAGATCGTGTCGGGATCGACCGGCGTGTGCTGGATGATCGGCTCGAACGTCTCGAGGACGGACCGGTCGCCGCCGGTGATGCCCCGAGCCTCGCGGCTTTCGAGTTCCGTCGTAACGAATCGCCGTGCGACGAGCGCGGTTCGCCCGTCGCCGTTCTCGAGATCGGTCTGTGCCTCTTCGAGCAAGAGCGCGGCCGTGAACACCTCAAAGACGTAGTGTGCGAGCCGCTTCGCCGAGAGCTGGGCGTAGTCGGGGTCCTCGCCCGCCAGCGTCACGAACGCTGCTGTTAGCTCCTCGTACTCCGCCGCAACCGTGTCGGCTGCATCTGCAAGCGCCGGATGCGTGACGGCCTCGAGTCGCGCTTCGATTGCCCCCATGAGCGGCTCGTGGGCGCCTTCCCGTTCTAGAGCGCGGAGGACGTCGAGCGAGAGGACGTTCTCGGTCCCTTCCCAGATCGGCAATACCTGCGCGTCCCGAAGCAGGCGATTGGTTACGAAGTCGTCGACGTACCCGTTTCCGCCCTGGATCTCCATGGCATAGGAGGTAGTGTCGACGGCCATCCTGCCCGTGCGAAGTTTGGCGATCGGAATCAACAGCCGCAGTAACTGGTAGTCGTCGTCCTCGTCGCCGGCTCCCTCGGAATCGTCGTTCCCGTCGGTTGTCTTCCGAGAGACGTTGCCCGATCCCTCGCGCCGTCGCGCTCGCTCACGTTCGGAAAACAGCCGGCCGACCTCGGAGACGTACGCGGTCGCAGCCTCGTAGTCGACGGTCATATCGACGAGATCCTCGCGCATCAGCGGGAACTCGTCGATCGTCTTGCCGAAGGCCTCGCGGGTCGCGGCCTGGACTTTGCTCTCCAGGAGCGCACGGCCCATGACCCCGCAGGAAGCGGCGGCGTTCGCGAGTCGCTCCAGATTTAGCATCTCGGTCATCTGTTCGAAGCCGCCCTCCTGCTCGCCGACGAGGAACGCCTTCGTGTCCTCGAATTCGACTTCGCCGGTCGGGACGGCGATCGTCCCGAGCTTGTCCTTCAGGCGTCGGTATAACTGCTCGTTCAGCGCGTCTCCCGGCGGTGGCCCGTCAAACGCTTTGCGATCGCCCTTGGTCAGGACACCCTCGTCGGGATCGCCGTGCGGGACGAGGAACATCGAGAGACCGTCGGTTCCCGCCGGAGCGTCTTCGGTTCGGGCGAGCGCGAGCGTTCCCTCGGCGTCGACGTTCGAACAGAACCACTTCTCGCCGGTGAGCCGCCAGCAATCGGCCTCATCGTCGTACCGAGCCATCGTTTCGTTCGCACCGACGTCGCTGCCGCCCTGCTCTTCCGTGAGGAACATCGCCCCCTCGATCAGCCCGTCGTAGTCACGGCTGACGAGTCCCCGATAGTAGGGCTCGAGGTCGCCGTCGGAGCGACGCGCTGACGTCGCGTTGCTCGCGGCGGTGCCGTCGTCGAAGCGCTCGAGGACGAGCGCCGCGCCGGCGGTCATCGCGATCGGGCAGCCGAACCCGGCGTCGGCGTAACACAGCAGGTGCAACATCGCGAGGAAGTGGCTGAACGGCATCGGCTCGTCGCGCCCGGGTGGGGCCTCGAACGCGTCGGCGATGATCCCCATCTCGTAGACCGTTCGATCGTTCTCGAGTTGTTCGGCCGGATAGCGGACGAAATTCTGCACATTGCCGTACTCGTCGTACGTCTCGAGTTCCGGCCCGTGGTCGTCGACGTAATCCGCGTTTTCCGCGACGGTATGCCCGATCAGCTCGCCGAACTCGGTGAGCTTCGGCTCGGCCCATTCGAACTCGTCGTCGTCGTAAACCCGGCGAAGCTCGCGCTGGAGCGTGCGATCGAGCGTCCAGTAGTTCACATGTCGTCCCCCGTCGAGTTCGCCGTAATCGATACCCGCTCCCATGGCACCTCTATCGATAGCAGCCACCAAGAAAGCGGGCGTTGTCAACGCCCGGTGCGTTGCAAGTCGTTTCGGCGCAGAGACGACGGCGGAGGCGACAGCCGGTTCGGCGGCTGCCGTCCTTCGAGTGCCTCACCGCGTCTTCGCGCGGCATTCTACCCGCAGGGCTTGAAACGTTCAGTCTCAAATCGCTCGGGTCTCTTGCTGCGGATCGTTCTGCTCCGCTTTTCCGTCCGGAGCCCTCACTCCGCTCGGACCTCTCGCTCGAGTCGTGTCCGCGGGAAGACGTAGACCTTCAGCGACGATGGGACGACGCCGTTTCGAGCGACTCGCGCGTGGGGATAGATCGCGCCGACGACCGGGACGTCCGGGTCGTAGTTCTCGTTCGTCGCGTATTCGGCGACGGTGGTGTCGGCCGCCCCGATCTCGACCGCGTCGGCTCGCAGTTCCGAGACGTCGACGACAGTGAGCCGGTCGCCGGTCTCGCGGTCGACGACGGTATCGCTCGGGAAGATTTCGTGATCCGCACAGTAGAAGGGCGCGTCCGCGTTCTCGTCGACGAACATCGTCTCATCGCAGTCGTGGCAGTCGGCTGCGATCTCGCCCGGCGGCGGAGTCCGGCCCTCCGTAATCTCGATCGCGACCCGGCGGATGTGCTTGCACCGGGCCTTGCGGAAAACGTGATCCGGACAGGTACATCGACCGCTCTCGAGATCGATGAGGTAGGTGTGGTCGCTTGCAGATTCGACCTCGTAGAGGCCGTCGCCGAGTGGCAACACCGACATCGGTTCGGTGCGCGCTCGGCGCGATCGCTCCGTGAGGTGATCGTTCGACGGTACTGGAAGCGGCGCTTTCGGTGACGCTGTTGTTTTCATGATGCGTCGAGGGTCGATTCGCTGGTCGGCTGGCTATTCGACGTGGATAGGAATCCCACGGTCATAACGGACGCGCTTGCACATTCAGGTACCCGGTTTATCAGCGGTATCGGAGACTTCTTCGGGGTCGTTCGAGAGAGCAATACTCTCTCGTGATCTGTTGAAACCGTTGGCTACGCTGACCTCGCGGAACTGGGCTCCGCTTAGTGACGAATGGCCGAAGGTCGTTCGAACCACGTGACCCCGAGGCGATCACACGACGTGCTCACTCCGGCGACCGAAGTCGGCGGCGTTCTCATCGACGTAGTGTCGCTGCACGGGAGAGTGCTCTCACAAGCTCCCGTCCGAGATCCCCTTCGAAGCGCTTTTTACCTGGCCGGCGAAACCGACCCGGTAATGCTCGATCGGGAACAGGTCCTCGAAATCGCCGCCTCCGTCGGTGCAGTCCTCGTGATGCTTGCAGCTATGGCCGTCGTCGGGTCCACCTACGGAACCGGCAGTAAGCTTACGCCCGAGGGCGGCTGGATACTCGTCTGGGTCATCGTCGGCTTTATCATTCTTCTCACCGTCATCGGAATCGGTCTGGCCTACGCGCTGAACGAACCGGAGGACGGCTTCGAGACCAACGGCGGGTCGAACGCCGGGGGAACGTTCTAACGGGCATCGGTACGGGTTTCACGTTGGCACCCTGACGATTTGTATGGTTCGTTCAGACGCCGGGTCCGATCCGCTGTACCGATCTGGACTTCGTCATCTCGTCGGTGCCGTCGTTCTGTTGGTGGTCGGTTCGTCGCTTGTCGTTTACGCGCCAGCCGCGGCTCCCGCCGCTACCGCAACCGGGTCGCTGGCGATACTGATAGGACTCGCGATCGCAGTCGCGACGCTGCGACAGGGTTCCCCGCCGGCGGGCGACGGCGGCGAAGACGACACGAACTCGAGCGTCTGGAACGCGATCCCGTCCGAGCAGTACGACGGTCGACACGCCGAATCCGGCGGGCTCACTCGAGATGAGCAAGAGCGCGCGCTGGAAGACATTCGCCAACAGGCCGACGGATTGTCCGACGATCCGTCGCGAAAGTAACGGCGCTCCAATCGTGCCCGACGGTCGGCATATCGTCGCAGCCAGCGCGGTCAGTCGCCGCTTGCGCGTTCGTTGTCGCTCTCGTCGGGTTGCTCCCGCCAGTCGTCGATTTCCTCGTCGTCGGCGTCGTCGATCCGCTCCTCGTAGTAGGCCATCGGGTGGGGGATTCGCTCGCAGAGATCGTCCTTGTTAACGCAGTCGCCGTAGGACTGCATCGTCGCGCAAGACGGCGGCGAATACTCCGTCGGCGAGGTTTCCCCGCGAATGTGGTCGGTCTGATACCGGGTCATCTCCTCACCGAACGACGAATTCACGCGGTAGAGTTCGACGATCTGGTCGGTCGTCATTCCGATGCTCGAGAGGAATGCGGTGATGGCAAACCGGGAGTGATGTGGGAGGTGTTCGCCCTTCTGGATCTGATCGAGGAGGGATTTCATACACGGCGGAAAGAGGTCCGGAACGACGGTGTCGATTTCGCGGGTCAACTCGAGATCCGCCAGCACCTCGCGGATCTGTGCGGCGTCGTCCTCGAGTACGGTCGCGATGGCGTCGGGGACTTCGAAGGGGAGGCCGTCCTCGATACGGGTTCGGATCGCTTCCCGGAGCAGGGTGAGCAGTTCGCCCTCGTCGACCGGTACCTCGCCCGCGTTCAGCGACCGATTGACGAGTCGCCACTCGTCGCCCCACAGATCTTCGGCCAGTGGCAGGTACGTTCCGACGCCGATCCGATGGCCAGAGGCCGTTTCGGCGACCGCTCCGTGTAGATCGAATTCGGCGAGCAGATCGCTCAGTTCCAGTCCCGCCGACTCGACGCTTTTCAGTTCGGTCGTGTCCGCCATGTCGGCGGTAAAGCGGTCGTAGGCCGTTTCGGCCTCGGCGCGGGCATACTTTCGGACGAGAACGCGTTCCTCGAGCATAGAAACGAGCACCCGTGCGACCGGGTACGAGAGCAACTCGATTCGAGCGTCGCGGTGTGGCTCTCCGGTGTCACCCTCCTCGAGCGCGGTAATAACGCGTTGACGGGCTCGGTCGACGACCGCCCGATCCTGCTCGACGACAGTCGCCAGATCGACCGCCTCCGTCGCGACGGACTCGCGAGCGGTCTCGAGAAACGGGTACCTGGCGTGGAGTCGCTGCATCGGTAATAGTGTTTTACCGAAACGGGATAAACGCGCCGGTTAGCACAATATTCCATTAAAGAGTCCGGTCGCGTCGCCGGATCGACGGGGGCGTTCGAATCCGGTTCCCTCCCCAAACCCGGGTGCCGCGACGGCGATAAAATCGTATTACCGGCACGAGAGAGGCGACTCCCCTCGGTCGCGTAACGCGGTTTCGAGGATCGATTTCAAGGGCGCTCGACACGTCATCCCGAGTATGCCACAGGCGACGAGAGACGGCGTGTCGATTTACTACGAGCGCGACGACAGCGACGGCGACGGCGAGGCACCCGTCGTCTTCGTTCAAGGGCTGGGATACGGCCGATGGATGTGGCGCTGGCAGCGCGAAGCGGTCGACTCCGGATACGACGTCATCGCCCCCGACAACCGGGGGACCGGCCGCTCCGACGTCGGACTCCCGCCGCTCGTTCCCCGACTGCCGAGGAAACTCCGCGCCCCCATCATCTTCAAGCTCGCTGGCTACTCGATCGGCGGCCTCGCGGCCGACCTCGAGGCCGTCCTCGACAACGCGGGCATCTACGACGCCCACATCGTCGGCGCGAGTATGGGTGGGATGATCGCCCAGCGATACGCGCTGGAATACTCTCGAACGAAGTCGCTGACGCTTTGCTGTACGAGCCACGGGGGGCCCGACGCAGCACCGGTGCCCGACGAAACGCAGGAACACATGTTCGACACGCCGAGTGGTGCAAGCGAGCGCGAGAAAATCCGCTATCGGATGCGCCCCGCGTTTAACGAACGGTTCACCAATCGGAACCCCCATCTGATGGACCAGATCGTCGAGTGGCGCCTCGAGCAAGACGCCGGGGACCCCGCTCGCGAGGCACAGGCCGCCGCCGTCCTGAACTTCGACGTCAGCGACCGCCTCGAACGTCTCCGCGTACCGACCCTGATCCTCCACGGAACGAACGACGAGGTGGTCCCCGTCGAAAACGCGAGGCTGCTCGAGGAGAAGATTCCGGACAGCCGTCTCGAAATCGTCGAGGGCGGTTCGCATCTCTTCTTTATCGAGGACGATACTACCGTGAACGACCACCTTTTGGCATTTCTCGACGAGCACGATTGACGACGAGCACGATTGACGGGGATTCGTGTTCGTCGCAACTCCGCCGACTGGAGAACGAAATCGCTACGCTCCCAGTAAGTAGTAGCGGAGTTTATTCGACCACAATAAGTCGAGAAACTCAAAGCCAGTACAGCCGCTGTATCTGTCACTCTCGTCTAGCTGATGGCGGTTCCTTCAGTCCGAAACGCAGCTAACTATCGCCCGTTCCCATCACAACCGGTGATATCCTCGCCTCGATGACTTTGGCGTATGCGCAGAGCTTTTCCAGCCAAGAACTCGCCCATCAAATGTAGTTGACAGTATCGGTCCGCGAGGGTGGTTCTGACAGCATCGGACCGCAAGGGTGGTTTGGGAGTAATAGTTTTGATATCGTATGTAAATACTTCAATCCGTTATATATGGGCTGCAGTGATAGAACGACATCAGCAATAAATAAATACGTACTAGATTAGTAAAACTGCCGTGTTATTCGGAATATGTTGTAATATGTGGTGGTTGCAAAACCGTATACTGTCTGTAACATTGGAGATTCTTGTGTATACTTATATTATGATATCTGGTCGGCACTTCTTGCGTGGTTCCCGGGTGGTTCCGGGGGGCGCAGAGAAACTATGTCAAAAGAGACAAAACCGACTATCGATCGACGCAACGTTCTCGCGGGTATCGGCACGACCGGCGCCGGGCTTGCACTCGGCGCGAACAGTGTGATTGCAGGAGAGAAGAATACCGATCACGAACACGAGTACGACGTTCCGGTGGCGATCGACTGGCAGGAGGCGGTCATTACCGGAAAGGGCTGGAAGCAACTCGAGGCATTCCCGGACGAGGACAACGACCGGGTGCAGGACGACGACATCGATTACTGCGACGGAGGTCTGACGAACGATGCCCTCGTCGATGTCGAGGATCCGCTCAGCGATGATCTGCGGACGAACGACGACGACACCGAACGGGGAGATCCGCTGATAAATTTCCACGGCATCAAGCCGGGTTACGGCGGTGAGGTAACGCTCAGCTATCATATCTGTGACGAGCCCGGGAAGCTCACGCTCATAGCGGACGACGTCTCGGTCGACAAGAAACTCGCCCACCTCGCCCGGGCGCGCGTCTGGTACGACGAGTTCGGCGGGATGAAACCACCGAACGGCGGGAACAACGGCACTTACATGCCGGTCACCGGTCCGGTGACCGAGGCGACGCCGAGGATCGACGATATCATCGTCACGGGTGACGATCCGCGGTTCGGAGGCGCTCGAAACTACGACTGCGACGACTACGAGGATCGACTCGACCGGTTCGAAGACGGTGATCTCGAGGGATCTGAAGTGTTCGGCTCGGACTTCGAGGCCGGTGATATCGCAGAGGGATGTGCCACGATCACTGTCGACAGCCGGACCAGCGGGAGCGTCACACTTTCGTCGGACGGTCCCGTTATGATCGTCAGCGTCAAGGGCGGCAACGAAGGTGAGCAGGTCTACGTCTTCGATGAACCCGTCATACTCGACGGTGCCACCTTCTCGACGCCTACCGGTCAGGGTATCAGTAACATCGACGTCTGTTGCGCCGAGAACGGCGACAACGGCAACGGCCACGACAATCGGGGAGACAACGTCTATCAAGAGTACGAGCCGATCATCGTCCAGGGATCGCTCAAAAAAGTACTCCACAGACTCGAGAAGGGCGTCCACATCTCGGGCGATCCGTACGTCGCCGGCCCCTTCGACCGGGACGGTATCCACTACTACGGGTACCCGCGCGTCAACACGAGCGACTGCGAGGTCGCTTCGGCCGACGAGTACGTCCCACAGTGGATCACGGTGGAAAACATCGAAGAGTTCGTCGACGGGAAGAAGGTCGAGAAGATCGTCGACAGCGAGAACGTCGACGACCTCGGCGACTGTATTTCCCACCTCGGCGACGGCGTCGAGTTGTGCATCGACGGCGTCGGCCACGTGGCGATGAACGAGGACAAGCCCCTTCCCGACCTCTGCATCGAGGTCACGAAGATTATCACAGGTAAGAAGGGCAAACCGGTCGGCTTCGAGTGGAAGAGTAACCTGCCGATCTGCCGGATCGAGATTGCCAGCGGTAACCGGACGAAATTGAACGTCTTCGACCGTGCTCGAAAAGGTACCGCACTGGCACCGTTCTACGACGATACCGGTGACAATCACGGTCGGCGGCGTCCGATGACCGGCGTCCGCTTCGGCGTCTGCAGTGATCACGACGAGGACGATTGGTGCATCGAGAACTCTAACACCGGGTACATCGGCTTCGAGTGGTGGATCCCCAGGCATGTCGGTCTCAAAGAGAAAGGGAGTATCCAAGCCAACCTGGACTTCGTCGGGAAGTCCTGCTAACTCTCAGGGTATGGACTCAGTCACCACCGACAACGCGGGCGACACGATCCGTGCGGTCAGAGTGTCCCCTGTCCGCCCGAACAATATTCGTATACCCAACTACCGTGACCGGTCTACAGTCGCATCTCGAACCCGGATCTCTCCGCCACTTCGAACGCCGACGTCGACCCCTTCGTAGGGAAACCACACCTGGTGAGTCCCGGAATCGGTCAGTTGAGCGTTCTCAATTAGGGAATCGAGCGCATCCGGGTCGACGTGCTCGTACAGCGGTCGCAGGTTGCCGGGATCCTCCCCGAGAACGGCGGCAACCGCGGTGACGACGGCTTCGCTCGCTCGTTCGTCGGCGGGGTCGAACGTCGCGATGCATCTGACTGGCTGCGATTCCGTTTCGTCCGTCGAATCGTTCGTGGAGGGCACGAACGACGGTACGAAGGGCGGCCCGGTAGCCCCTTTCCTGCTCATGTCCTCTTTTTAAGCCATCCGAACCGACGGATATCTCGAGAGAACGCGGTTGCAGCCGAGCAGAACTACCGACAATGGAGAGCGTCTTCGACCCGTCAGTCGCTCTGGATTCGCGGTGCGAGCATGTAGGTAACCTGTCCCTGCCCCTCCGCGAAGCCGAAGTAGATTTTGACGGGGAACTCCTCGCCGAGATCGAGCGTAACCTCGGTATCCGAGGGGATCGCCTTGTTCATGTCTTTGAGGTAATCGAGCGAGAACAGCGAGTGTGCGGGACCGACCTGCAGATCGATCAGGTCCGTTTCCGTTAGTTCGAGGTGGACGTCGTCGGTGTCGCCCTCCGCGTCGACGTAGAAATACTCCTCGTTCTCGTCGACGCCGAGTGCGATGTGGTCGGACACCATGTCAGCGGCCGTCACCGACCGGTTGACGTCTTTCCCCTCGAGAATGACCTCTGCGGGAAGATCGAGGTCCGGAATGTCCGGCTCCTGGCGGATCGAATCGGGGTCGATGAGCGCGAGCGTGTACTCGAGTCCGTCGATCTGGATGTGGAGTTTCCGTGTCTCTTCGTCGAGTTCGATCTGGATGAGCTGGCCGGATTCGGCCATGCCAGCGATGTCTTCCAGTCGCGAGAGGTCGACGCCGATCAGCCCGCCGTCAGCTTCGTAGGACTCGAACGCAGCCGAATCGAGCGAGAGGTCGACCATCCCGACGTTCGCGGGGTCGACGGCCCGGATTTCGAGGCCGTCCTCCTCGAGGTGGATTTTGCACTCGTCGACCAGCACGCTCACCGAGTCGAGCGCGCTGGTGAGCGTTTCGGCGCTCACGATGGCCTTGAACATATAGGTCGCCGTACGAACGGTTGCCATAAAAAGGCACCCTTTACGCACGGCCGCGGCTCGTTCGGTGGTGCCGACCGACACGATCGGACGCGTTCCGTTCCGGAAACGGCATCGACCGCGTTTTACCCCCGGAAGGCTGCGGTGTTTTGAGGATGCCGACGGTAGGTTCCTGTACGAACGCCATGCACGTAACCGTACTCAGCACGGGTGGCACGATCGCCAGTACCGACGGCGACGATGGTGCGTCTCCGACCAAACGGGGCAGCGAACTCGTCGGCGCGGTCCCGGCGCTGGAAGCGTACGCCGACGTCGACGTCGACCAGGTCGCGCAGGTGCCGAGCTTCGAGATGGACGCCGAGACGCTCGAGTCGATCGGCGAACGAGTCCGCGAACTCGACGGGAA
This window harbors:
- a CDS encoding CPBP family intramembrane glutamic endopeptidase, with the protein product METPVRSARRESAPLRSTLVAIGLTIFGLLGAAIATLPAVLVDPMLAKGVAAASIEGQTLYMILNFVGMALAGAIYLAATGRGWSYVDFRLPSTTGWIYVLVGMGASIAFLFVVNIVVQLLSLPAAESEVVAIVGQDQTMILIMIGIVVFFNAPAEEFLFRNVVQKRLYEAFTRMQSVLLASTIFALVHFPMYVALADSIAATLTSLAIMFGGAIIFGTLYVKTRNLVVPIAAHAALNAFQFGVLYLAIEYNVEGVGTSPSAIVGILPSLPP
- the hjc gene encoding Holliday junction resolvase Hjc; this translates as MSQSKGDRRERELVNALDEAGFAVMRAPASGSATERELPDVLAGDGEQFYAIEAKSSSGDPIYLTGEEVEALIYFARNFGAKPRIGVRFDREDWYFFHPGDLYVTDGGNYRVKKETALAEGIDFPEFTGQSEKITLEEVGDDPDDDGPDEEILRVLNAVQQGVMGATEAAELLE
- a CDS encoding acyl-CoA dehydrogenase family protein translates to MGAGIDYGELDGGRHVNYWTLDRTLQRELRRVYDDDEFEWAEPKLTEFGELIGHTVAENADYVDDHGPELETYDEYGNVQNFVRYPAEQLENDRTVYEMGIIADAFEAPPGRDEPMPFSHFLAMLHLLCYADAGFGCPIAMTAGAALVLERFDDGTAASNATSARRSDGDLEPYYRGLVSRDYDGLIEGAMFLTEEQGGSDVGANETMARYDDEADCWRLTGEKWFCSNVDAEGTLALARTEDAPAGTDGLSMFLVPHGDPDEGVLTKGDRKAFDGPPPGDALNEQLYRRLKDKLGTIAVPTGEVEFEDTKAFLVGEQEGGFEQMTEMLNLERLANAAASCGVMGRALLESKVQAATREAFGKTIDEFPLMREDLVDMTVDYEAATAYVSEVGRLFSERERARRREGSGNVSRKTTDGNDDSEGAGDEDDDYQLLRLLIPIAKLRTGRMAVDTTSYAMEIQGGNGYVDDFVTNRLLRDAQVLPIWEGTENVLSLDVLRALEREGAHEPLMGAIEARLEAVTHPALADAADTVAAEYEELTAAFVTLAGEDPDYAQLSAKRLAHYVFEVFTAALLLEEAQTDLENGDGRTALVARRFVTTELESREARGITGGDRSVLETFEPIIQHTPVDPDTISETVAADD
- a CDS encoding SWIM zinc finger family protein; the protein is MKTTASPKAPLPVPSNDHLTERSRRARTEPMSVLPLGDGLYEVESASDHTYLIDLESGRCTCPDHVFRKARCKHIRRVAIEITEGRTPPPGEIAADCHDCDETMFVDENADAPFYCADHEIFPSDTVVDRETGDRLTVVDVSELRADAVEIGAADTTVAEYATNENYDPDVPVVGAIYPHARVARNGVVPSSLKVYVFPRTRLEREVRAE
- a CDS encoding DUF7472 family protein, translated to MTPRRSHDVLTPATEVGGVLIDVVSLHGRVLSQAPVRDPLRSAFYLAGETDPVMLDREQVLEIAASVGAVLVMLAAMAVVGSTYGTGSKLTPEGGWILVWVIVGFIILLTVIGIGLAYALNEPEDGFETNGGSNAGGTF
- the priL gene encoding DNA primase regulatory subunit PriL — encoded protein: MQRLHARYPFLETARESVATEAVDLATVVEQDRAVVDRARQRVITALEEGDTGEPHRDARIELLSYPVARVLVSMLEERVLVRKYARAEAETAYDRFTADMADTTELKSVESAGLELSDLLAEFDLHGAVAETASGHRIGVGTYLPLAEDLWGDEWRLVNRSLNAGEVPVDEGELLTLLREAIRTRIEDGLPFEVPDAIATVLEDDAAQIREVLADLELTREIDTVVPDLFPPCMKSLLDQIQKGEHLPHHSRFAITAFLSSIGMTTDQIVELYRVNSSFGEEMTRYQTDHIRGETSPTEYSPPSCATMQSYGDCVNKDDLCERIPHPMAYYEERIDDADDEEIDDWREQPDESDNERASGD
- a CDS encoding alpha/beta fold hydrolase — protein: MPQATRDGVSIYYERDDSDGDGEAPVVFVQGLGYGRWMWRWQREAVDSGYDVIAPDNRGTGRSDVGLPPLVPRLPRKLRAPIIFKLAGYSIGGLAADLEAVLDNAGIYDAHIVGASMGGMIAQRYALEYSRTKSLTLCCTSHGGPDAAPVPDETQEHMFDTPSGASEREKIRYRMRPAFNERFTNRNPHLMDQIVEWRLEQDAGDPAREAQAAAVLNFDVSDRLERLRVPTLILHGTNDEVVPVENARLLEEKIPDSRLEIVEGGSHLFFIEDDTTVNDHLLAFLDEHD
- a CDS encoding HalOD1 output domain-containing protein, translating into MPSTNDSTDETESQPVRCIATFDPADERASEAVVTAVAAVLGEDPGNLRPLYEHVDPDALDSLIENAQLTDSGTHQVWFPYEGVDVGVRSGGEIRVRDATVDRSR